From the genome of Bifidobacterium asteroides, one region includes:
- a CDS encoding PASTA domain-containing protein translates to MKTGICARGIVAVIGALTMVLSLSACDTQKEVPDVTGKSFSEATATLSKAGFTYDAKDGTDRIAFDGTVTGQDPKGGTKTDDTKVKLTVKSSMDEFREKNEQQQKEMAEKKAQQQKEMAEKKAQQQNTPAPSAEKSTSGGLTQTYALLACRQRGKQEFPYGFKPHFITDAAEPIWSPDSVLLQFGATVKNEYNAKRDVTVNCNVRGSNDKPEVFGWTAQ, encoded by the coding sequence ATGAAGACTGGAATATGCGCTCGCGGTATCGTGGCCGTGATTGGGGCTTTGACGATGGTGCTGAGCCTGTCCGCCTGCGACACTCAGAAGGAGGTGCCTGACGTGACGGGGAAAAGCTTCTCGGAAGCCACCGCGACTTTGTCGAAGGCAGGGTTCACGTACGATGCCAAGGATGGGACCGACCGCATCGCATTCGATGGCACGGTCACGGGTCAGGACCCCAAGGGGGGCACCAAGACCGATGATACGAAAGTGAAGCTCACGGTGAAGAGCTCCATGGATGAGTTCCGTGAGAAAAACGAGCAGCAGCAGAAGGAAATGGCTGAGAAAAAGGCGCAGCAGCAGAAGGAAATGGCTGAGAAAAAGGCGCAGCAGCAGAACACGCCCGCTCCCAGCGCAGAGAAGTCCACATCGGGTGGTCTTACCCAGACATACGCCCTGTTGGCTTGCAGGCAAAGAGGTAAGCAGGAGTTCCCTTACGGGTTCAAACCGCATTTCATAACAGATGCGGCTGAGCCGATATGGTCCCCAGACAGCGTGCTGCTCCAGTTCGGGGCCACGGTGAAGAACGAGTACAACGCGAAGCGTGATGTGACCGTGAACTGCAATGTGCGCGGATCCAACGACAAACCGGAAGTGTTCGGCTGGACGGCCCAGTAG
- a CDS encoding site-specific integrase yields the protein MASVSAYETAKGRRYMVRYRTPDHRPTIKRGFTRKKDAELFAAKLETQLNDGTFVDVSKGRRTVGELAPAWLAKKRIAVKASYYYTLETAWKVHVEPRWAKRSIRSIKRSEIQRWVAGLSTGDEGRPKSASVVIRAYGILAGILDDAKADRLLAENPARGVTLPKRRRKPHIYLTERQLYALSDACLIPGRNRNADHERFQRSVLVLVLGTTGMRWGECIGMRIGLVDFRRHRMQVRVSATEVDGRMEVDVPKTGSERSVVFPAVLDDRLHRLIGGRGTDELLFTGSFHGYVKSVSPKDGGKWFARACDAAGLERMTIHDLRHTAASLMVKSGANVKAIQRQLGHTSAAMTLDVYADLFDEDLDSVGESMNELLLQSALKVRSKSVSQVA from the coding sequence ATGGCGAGTGTGAGCGCGTACGAGACGGCCAAGGGCCGGCGGTACATGGTCCGGTATCGGACCCCGGACCACAGGCCCACCATCAAGCGGGGGTTCACGCGCAAGAAGGACGCGGAGCTGTTCGCAGCCAAACTGGAGACACAGCTCAACGACGGCACTTTCGTGGATGTCTCCAAAGGGCGCAGGACGGTGGGGGAGCTGGCACCCGCGTGGCTGGCGAAGAAGAGGATAGCGGTCAAGGCCAGCTACTACTACACGCTTGAGACGGCGTGGAAAGTGCATGTGGAGCCCAGGTGGGCGAAACGCTCCATCCGCTCCATCAAACGCAGCGAGATACAGCGGTGGGTGGCCGGCCTGTCCACGGGCGACGAGGGCCGGCCGAAGAGCGCCAGCGTCGTCATCCGGGCATACGGCATCCTCGCCGGCATACTGGACGATGCGAAGGCTGACAGGCTGCTCGCCGAGAATCCGGCCCGCGGGGTGACCCTGCCGAAGCGCCGGCGCAAACCCCACATTTACCTCACTGAGCGGCAGTTGTACGCCCTTTCGGACGCCTGCCTGATACCAGGCAGGAACAGGAACGCCGACCATGAGCGCTTCCAGCGCTCAGTGCTGGTGCTCGTGCTCGGGACCACCGGCATGAGGTGGGGCGAGTGCATCGGCATGCGCATAGGCCTGGTGGACTTCCGCCGGCACCGCATGCAGGTCAGGGTGTCCGCAACGGAAGTCGACGGCAGGATGGAGGTGGACGTGCCCAAGACCGGCAGCGAGCGCAGCGTGGTGTTCCCCGCCGTCCTCGACGACAGGCTGCACCGGCTGATCGGCGGGCGCGGTACTGACGAGCTGTTGTTCACGGGGAGCTTCCATGGCTACGTGAAGTCGGTGTCGCCGAAGGATGGCGGCAAGTGGTTCGCCCGTGCGTGCGATGCGGCCGGGTTGGAGCGGATGACCATCCATGACCTGCGGCACACGGCGGCCAGCCTGATGGTCAAGAGCGGGGCGAACGTGAAGGCCATCCAGCGGCAGCTGGGGCACACGTCGGCCGCGATGACCCTGGATGTGTATGCGGATCTGTTCGACGAGGACCTGGATTCGGTGGGGGAGTCGATGAACGAGCTGCTGCTGCAAAGTGCGCTCAAAGTGCGCTCAAAATCTGTTTCGCAGGTTGCGTGA
- a CDS encoding D-2-hydroxyacid dehydrogenase gives MTGKNDAEVQAEKQSKDHPGDQLIINCLPLDQGEQQEFLRAAPGIRQEFVVGTDMRQRMQWPMGVPQSFRSEATIILGNPSAEQVAACRNLIWLQTSSAGVDAYLKPGVLPQDAVLTSASGAYGQSVSEHMFAMMWALMKDLPGYRDNQRMGRWQPRGAVLSPRGCQVLVLGTGDIGASFARLAKSVGARTTGIRRHPDQPVDGFDRLGGFDDLDVLLPEMDVVALALPSAPQTRHIIDGHRLDLMKSTALLINAGRGDAVDCMALAQALDEDGIFGAGLDVTEPEPLPEDHPLWSQPRCLLTPHVAGGAHLASNVDKILEICLDNLHRFTDGRPLRNRMR, from the coding sequence ATGACAGGCAAAAATGATGCCGAAGTGCAGGCTGAAAAGCAGAGCAAGGATCATCCCGGGGACCAGCTCATCATCAACTGCCTGCCCTTGGATCAGGGAGAGCAACAGGAATTCCTTCGGGCAGCACCGGGCATTCGTCAGGAGTTCGTCGTCGGTACGGACATGCGGCAGCGCATGCAGTGGCCCATGGGTGTCCCTCAATCCTTCCGGTCGGAGGCCACAATCATTTTGGGCAATCCGTCGGCCGAACAGGTGGCTGCCTGTCGCAACCTGATTTGGCTGCAGACCAGCAGCGCGGGCGTGGATGCCTACCTGAAGCCGGGAGTCCTGCCCCAGGATGCCGTGCTGACCAGTGCCTCCGGCGCCTACGGTCAGTCAGTCTCCGAGCATATGTTCGCCATGATGTGGGCCCTGATGAAGGACCTGCCGGGCTACCGGGACAACCAGCGCATGGGTCGTTGGCAGCCTCGCGGGGCCGTCCTTTCGCCCCGTGGCTGCCAGGTTCTGGTCTTGGGCACAGGGGACATCGGAGCCTCTTTCGCTCGACTGGCCAAGTCTGTAGGCGCTCGGACCACCGGCATCAGGCGCCATCCTGACCAGCCGGTGGATGGGTTCGATCGACTGGGCGGTTTCGATGATCTGGATGTCCTCCTGCCTGAGATGGATGTAGTGGCCCTGGCCCTACCTTCAGCGCCGCAGACCAGGCACATCATCGATGGCCATCGTCTTGACTTGATGAAGTCCACCGCCCTGCTGATCAATGCGGGCAGGGGAGATGCCGTGGACTGCATGGCCTTGGCTCAGGCCTTGGATGAGGATGGCATTTTCGGTGCAGGCCTGGATGTGACCGAACCCGAGCCCCTGCCTGAAGACCATCCGCTCTGGAGCCAGCCACGCTGCCTGCTTACCCCGCATGTAGCCGGGGGAGCCCACTTGGCATCCAACGTGGATAAGATTCTGGAAATCTGCCTGGATAATCTTCACCGGTTCACGGATGGCAGGCCCCTGCGCAACCGGATGAGATGA
- a CDS encoding DUF1287 domain-containing protein encodes MTSPVDYDHDGVDDYTAMVSGAHQEALRHPRYDSGYYQGGYPPDDRGACTDGIWRAFRQVGYDLKAMVDADIASSPVAYVGVISRPDPNIDFRRTKVLGVFLSRHAQRLTNDTSATDQWQQGDIVIFDASWHIGIASDRRGIAGAFPCFCTRWASAPGRMTTWDR; translated from the coding sequence TTGACTTCTCCTGTGGACTATGACCACGACGGTGTAGATGACTACACGGCCATGGTGTCTGGAGCCCATCAGGAGGCACTCCGCCATCCTCGTTATGACAGCGGCTACTATCAGGGTGGCTATCCGCCCGATGACCGAGGCGCCTGCACCGACGGGATCTGGAGGGCCTTTCGGCAGGTCGGCTATGATCTGAAGGCCATGGTCGACGCCGACATTGCCTCGTCTCCTGTGGCCTATGTCGGAGTCATCAGTAGACCTGATCCGAACATTGACTTCAGGCGCACCAAGGTCCTCGGCGTATTCCTGTCCCGGCATGCCCAGCGTCTGACCAACGACACTTCGGCAACTGACCAGTGGCAGCAGGGCGACATCGTCATTTTCGACGCCTCCTGGCACATCGGCATTGCCTCTGATAGAAGGGGGATAGCCGGGGCATTCCCCTGCTTCTGCACAAGATGGGCCAGCGCGCCAGGGAGAATGACTACCTGGGATCGCTGA
- a CDS encoding magnesium transporter CorA family protein → MMRVFSTMNGQIEQIGKASKGSWICLSAPTDVELANVSQATGIDLADLRAPLDDEERSRVDVEDEYTMVIVDIPRAEERDGRDYYETIPLSIIVTEDLIVTVCMQDTVLLHPFMEGTIRGFNTFMKSRFILQILYRNATLYLRYLRIIDRESDRLELKLRHSMQNREILMLLELNKTLVYFATSLKSNEIVLEKLTGLERIKRYPDDEDLLGDVITENKQAIEMANIYSSVLSNMTDAFASIVSNNVNNVMRIFTIISISLSVPTLIFSMYGMNFNQGMFGMPFTDKPWGFAVVVILSGLLTALVTWFLTRSRMFK, encoded by the coding sequence ATGATGAGAGTATTCAGCACCATGAACGGGCAGATCGAGCAGATCGGCAAGGCTTCCAAGGGCTCATGGATATGCTTATCGGCGCCTACCGATGTCGAGCTGGCCAACGTCTCCCAGGCCACTGGCATAGACTTGGCTGACCTGCGCGCTCCCTTGGACGATGAGGAGCGCTCGCGTGTGGACGTGGAAGACGAGTACACCATGGTCATCGTCGACATTCCCCGGGCCGAGGAGCGCGACGGCCGGGACTACTACGAGACCATTCCTTTGTCCATCATCGTCACCGAGGATCTGATTGTCACCGTCTGCATGCAGGACACCGTCCTGCTCCACCCCTTTATGGAAGGCACCATCCGGGGTTTCAACACTTTCATGAAGTCCCGCTTCATCCTGCAGATCCTCTACCGCAACGCCACCCTCTACTTGCGCTACCTGCGCATCATTGACCGCGAGTCGGACCGGCTGGAGCTCAAGCTGCGTCACTCCATGCAGAACCGAGAGATCCTCATGCTGCTGGAGCTCAACAAGACCTTGGTCTACTTCGCCACCAGCCTCAAGTCCAATGAGATCGTCCTGGAGAAGCTGACCGGGTTGGAGAGGATCAAGCGCTACCCGGACGACGAGGACCTCCTGGGCGATGTGATCACCGAGAACAAGCAGGCCATTGAGATGGCCAACATTTACTCAAGCGTGCTTTCGAACATGACCGACGCCTTTGCCTCCATCGTCTCCAACAACGTCAACAATGTGATGAGGATCTTCACCATCATCTCCATCAGCCTGTCGGTGCCCACGCTGATTTTCTCCATGTATGGCATGAACTTCAACCAGGGCATGTTCGGCATGCCCTTCACCGACAAACCCTGGGGCTTCGCGGTCGTGGTGATTTTGTCAGGCCTGCTGACCGCCTTGGTGACCTGGTTCCTGACGCGCTCGAGAATGTTCAAGTAG
- a CDS encoding glutamate ABC transporter substrate-binding protein → MFARRIAAALVALVMAVPLSGCGRQEDRYRAGSIGPKISVGISFDQPGLGFAQSGQYRGLDVDVAQYVVHELGYAESQIVFRQVKPADRERMLEQGKVDMVVAGYSITQDRQRLVDFAGPYLAAAQDLLVRRTQSDIAGVDDLAQKRVCVAAGSTSGALVRSLAPQALVQEREEFPECITALLSGDTDAASGDDFVLAGLAHVRGGGQLRLVGKPFSHERYGIGVPHGDPELVNVIDQALKRMMRDGSFRAALGRASRSIGFSNDGAARALQPDDH, encoded by the coding sequence ATGTTTGCACGCAGAATTGCGGCGGCCCTGGTGGCGCTGGTCATGGCGGTGCCTCTGAGCGGGTGCGGCCGCCAGGAGGATCGCTACCGGGCGGGTTCCATCGGGCCCAAGATCAGCGTGGGCATCTCCTTCGACCAGCCCGGCCTTGGATTTGCCCAGTCCGGCCAGTACCGGGGTCTGGATGTGGATGTGGCCCAGTACGTGGTCCACGAGCTGGGATACGCCGAGTCGCAGATTGTTTTCCGCCAGGTGAAGCCTGCGGACCGCGAGCGCATGCTCGAACAGGGCAAGGTGGACATGGTCGTGGCCGGCTATTCCATTACCCAGGATCGGCAGAGGCTGGTGGATTTCGCCGGGCCTTACCTGGCTGCGGCGCAGGACCTGCTGGTTCGCCGCACTCAGAGCGACATCGCCGGGGTGGATGACTTGGCCCAAAAGCGGGTCTGCGTGGCAGCGGGGTCCACCTCCGGGGCTCTGGTGCGCTCGCTGGCTCCCCAAGCCCTGGTCCAGGAGCGGGAGGAGTTCCCTGAGTGCATCACGGCCCTGCTCAGCGGGGACACCGATGCAGCCAGCGGCGACGACTTTGTCCTGGCCGGGCTGGCTCATGTTCGCGGCGGCGGTCAGCTGCGCCTAGTGGGAAAGCCTTTCTCCCATGAACGATACGGCATCGGGGTGCCCCACGGGGATCCGGAACTGGTGAACGTCATTGACCAGGCCCTGAAGAGGATGATGCGGGACGGATCCTTCAGGGCCGCCCTGGGTAGAGCCTCAAGGTCAATCGGCTTCTCCAATGATGGCGCCGCTCGCGCCCTGCAGCCTGACGACCACTGA
- the leuS gene encoding leucine--tRNA ligase, producing MNANEDRDHQQTQESDQPQFRYDAAMAQTIEEHWQQRWDKEGTFWAANTKGDLTDAQGEHAEGRSPYFVIDMFPYPSGKGLHVGHPLGYIATDVVSRYHRMKGENVLHAMGYDAFGLPAEQYAVQTGQHPRVTTEQNIANMRWQLHRLGLSFDDRRSFATIDTDYVRWTQWIFSRIYESWYDPDYRRADGGTGSARPISELVEAFKSGSRPIPGHADASWDDLDEAERSEVLNDFRLTYISRSPVNWCPGLGTVLANEEVTAEGRSERGNYPVYQRELKQWSMRITAYGHRLLEDLDILDWPEKVKLMQRNWIGESHGASVDFTVPSPDGDQIMEVYTTRPDTLFGATFAVVSPEHDLLQHLPQEWSEDVPEQWKGGYANPAEGVQAYRRAAEAKTAKDRVDEGGAKTGLFTGLYAVNPITGAKLPIFTADYVLMDYGTGAIMAVPGGDQRDYDFAVKYGLPVVYTVSPLPESGQTLDGYRGKAPFVSHDGIVVNSSVRATQAAGDQLSLDGLRVDQAIEKVTEWLESAGVGHGTVSYRLRDWLFSRQRYWGEPFPVVYDDQGLPHLLPDDQLPVALPDVPDYSPKTFDPEDAQSSPEAPLSRNQDWVNVTLDLGDGPKVYHRDTNTMPNWAGSCWYYMRYIDPKDDQHMVDPEEYDYWLGPKHNSTAGESGGVDLYVGGVEHAVLHLLYARFWHKVLYDLGYVSSKEPFHKLFNQGMIQAYAYTDRRGQYVPAAEVEEHEEGGKVSYSWQGQPVNREFGKMGKSLKNIITPDDMYRTYGADTFRLYEMSMGPLDESRPWNTRNVVGGMRFLQRLWRNVVDEQTGEVVLDEGEPDQKTLKLLNTTIHDVTVEMEAMRPNTAIARMIVLNNHLTGLNPTPRAAIEPLVLMLSPIAPHICEELWSRLGHKESLAHAHWPTWDDRYLGEDTVTAVVQVKGKVRGKLQVSPDIAPDQLKTLALSLPAVQERLGGKEPRKVIVKAPKIVSVVPA from the coding sequence ATGAACGCGAATGAAGACAGGGATCATCAGCAGACCCAGGAATCCGATCAGCCTCAATTCCGCTACGATGCCGCCATGGCGCAAACCATCGAGGAGCACTGGCAGCAGCGCTGGGACAAGGAGGGCACCTTCTGGGCCGCCAACACCAAGGGCGACTTGACAGATGCCCAAGGGGAGCACGCTGAAGGCCGCAGTCCCTACTTCGTCATCGACATGTTCCCCTATCCTTCAGGCAAGGGCCTGCATGTGGGCCACCCCCTGGGCTACATCGCCACCGACGTGGTCAGTCGTTACCACCGGATGAAGGGCGAGAACGTCCTGCACGCCATGGGCTACGACGCCTTCGGCCTGCCCGCCGAGCAGTATGCAGTCCAGACCGGCCAGCACCCCCGGGTCACCACCGAACAGAACATCGCCAACATGCGCTGGCAGCTGCACAGGCTGGGACTCAGCTTCGACGACCGCCGCTCCTTCGCCACCATCGATACCGACTACGTGCGCTGGACCCAGTGGATTTTCTCGCGCATCTACGAGTCCTGGTACGACCCTGACTACCGTCGTGCGGACGGGGGAACGGGCTCGGCCAGGCCTATCAGCGAGTTGGTCGAGGCTTTCAAGTCCGGGAGCAGGCCCATCCCTGGCCATGCTGATGCCTCCTGGGATGACCTGGACGAGGCTGAGCGCTCCGAGGTGCTCAACGACTTCCGCCTGACCTACATCTCGCGCTCGCCGGTCAACTGGTGCCCCGGACTGGGCACGGTCTTGGCCAACGAGGAGGTGACTGCGGAGGGGCGCTCCGAGCGCGGCAACTACCCGGTCTACCAGCGTGAGCTCAAGCAGTGGTCCATGCGCATCACCGCCTATGGTCACCGGCTTCTGGAGGATCTGGACATTCTGGACTGGCCGGAAAAGGTCAAGCTCATGCAGCGCAATTGGATCGGGGAGTCGCACGGGGCATCAGTGGACTTCACCGTGCCCAGCCCTGACGGCGATCAGATCATGGAGGTTTACACCACCCGTCCCGACACGCTTTTTGGCGCCACCTTCGCTGTAGTCTCGCCCGAGCATGACCTGCTGCAGCACCTGCCCCAGGAGTGGTCTGAGGACGTGCCTGAGCAGTGGAAGGGCGGCTATGCCAATCCTGCGGAAGGCGTGCAGGCCTATCGCAGGGCCGCCGAGGCCAAGACCGCCAAGGATCGCGTGGATGAAGGCGGAGCCAAGACCGGCCTCTTTACCGGCCTGTACGCGGTCAACCCCATTACCGGGGCCAAGCTGCCCATCTTCACTGCCGACTACGTGCTGATGGACTATGGCACCGGAGCCATCATGGCTGTGCCTGGTGGCGATCAGCGCGATTATGACTTCGCCGTTAAGTACGGTCTTCCCGTCGTCTATACAGTCAGTCCGCTGCCTGAATCCGGTCAGACGCTGGATGGCTATCGAGGCAAGGCGCCTTTCGTCTCTCACGACGGCATTGTGGTCAACTCTTCGGTCCGGGCCACACAGGCTGCTGGCGACCAGCTCAGCTTGGACGGCTTGCGGGTTGATCAGGCCATCGAGAAGGTAACCGAATGGCTGGAGTCGGCCGGTGTGGGCCATGGGACGGTCTCCTACCGGCTGCGTGACTGGCTCTTCTCCAGGCAGCGCTATTGGGGCGAGCCCTTCCCGGTGGTCTATGACGACCAGGGCCTGCCCCACCTGCTGCCTGACGACCAGCTGCCGGTGGCCCTGCCGGATGTACCCGACTACTCGCCCAAGACATTTGATCCCGAAGATGCCCAGTCCAGCCCCGAGGCACCACTGAGCCGCAACCAGGACTGGGTGAATGTAACCCTGGATCTGGGCGACGGCCCCAAGGTCTACCACAGGGACACCAACACCATGCCCAACTGGGCTGGTTCTTGCTGGTACTACATGCGCTACATCGACCCTAAGGACGATCAGCATATGGTCGATCCGGAGGAATACGACTACTGGCTGGGCCCCAAGCATAACTCTACGGCCGGAGAGTCAGGCGGAGTTGACCTCTATGTGGGCGGCGTGGAGCACGCGGTCCTGCACCTGCTCTATGCCCGCTTCTGGCACAAGGTCCTCTACGATCTGGGATACGTCTCGTCCAAGGAGCCCTTCCACAAGCTCTTCAACCAGGGGATGATCCAGGCCTACGCCTACACGGACCGGCGCGGCCAATACGTGCCGGCCGCCGAGGTAGAAGAACATGAGGAGGGCGGCAAGGTCAGCTACTCCTGGCAGGGGCAGCCGGTCAACCGCGAGTTCGGCAAGATGGGCAAGAGCCTCAAGAACATCATCACCCCTGATGACATGTATCGCACCTATGGGGCTGACACCTTCCGCCTTTACGAGATGAGCATGGGCCCATTGGACGAGTCCAGGCCCTGGAACACACGCAACGTGGTGGGCGGCATGCGCTTCCTGCAACGGCTTTGGCGCAATGTGGTGGACGAGCAGACCGGCGAAGTGGTCCTGGACGAGGGAGAGCCCGACCAGAAAACCCTGAAGCTGCTCAACACCACCATCCATGATGTAACGGTGGAGATGGAGGCCATGCGGCCCAACACAGCCATTGCCAGGATGATCGTGCTCAACAACCATCTGACCGGGCTAAATCCGACGCCCAGGGCAGCCATTGAGCCACTGGTGCTCATGCTCTCTCCCATCGCCCCCCATATCTGCGAGGAGCTCTGGAGCCGGCTGGGTCACAAGGAGTCCCTGGCGCATGCCCACTGGCCGACCTGGGATGATCGCTATCTTGGCGAGGACACAGTCACTGCCGTGGTCCAGGTCAAGGGCAAGGTCCGCGGCAAGCTGCAGGTCAGCCCCGACATCGCGCCCGACCAGCTCAAGACCTTGGCCTTGTCCCTGCCCGCCGTTCAGGAGCGGCTGGGCGGCAAGGAGCCGCGGAAGGTCATCGTCAAGGCGCCCAAGATCGTTTCGGTCGTGCCAGCCTGA
- a CDS encoding helix-hairpin-helix domain-containing protein, with protein sequence MSINITQPPAPPLQALALNQSIRSERSAEGKANSQVRRDRPVWSFTPLQALTAILILVAALAVSLTLLAQQGRVLAGGVDESGTRSSAQVNSDANSAAHRGKHASGKDRSRDTQGEVGGEQADPVSGSAQDADRVDNAPAVAASSAGTGKVDQAGRVNINAASQQDLENVKGIGPVTAAKILEHRRAIGGRYTSVDQLLDVSGIGAKTLARLRPYLVAQ encoded by the coding sequence ATGAGCATCAACATCACCCAGCCGCCGGCGCCGCCCCTGCAGGCTCTGGCCTTGAATCAATCAATTCGGTCGGAGCGGTCAGCCGAAGGCAAGGCCAACTCCCAGGTTCGACGGGATAGGCCCGTCTGGTCGTTTACGCCGCTTCAGGCCTTGACAGCCATCCTCATTCTGGTGGCGGCCCTCGCGGTCAGTCTGACCCTGCTTGCCCAGCAGGGACGGGTGCTGGCTGGGGGAGTAGATGAATCTGGGACTAGGTCGTCGGCTCAGGTGAACAGCGATGCAAACAGTGCGGCACATCGAGGCAAGCATGCTTCTGGAAAAGACCGCAGCCGTGATACTCAGGGTGAGGTAGGCGGCGAGCAGGCTGATCCAGTCTCAGGCTCCGCCCAAGATGCTGACAGAGTCGACAATGCCCCTGCTGTCGCGGCCTCAAGTGCCGGCACGGGGAAGGTCGATCAGGCAGGACGTGTGAACATCAATGCCGCCAGCCAACAGGATCTGGAAAACGTCAAAGGGATCGGTCCGGTCACGGCAGCAAAAATACTGGAGCATCGGCGCGCCATTGGCGGCCGCTACACCTCAGTAGACCAGCTTCTGGATGTTTCTGGCATCGGCGCCAAGACCCTGGCCCGATTACGCCCATATCTGGTGGCGCAATGA
- a CDS encoding ComEC/Rec2 family competence protein, which translates to MLAVLAAVALAVATAAAVGHETVRGGPAARQIRQGKALAEVRGKGVGLMSSSSRRGWDCQAEFKLQWVTVARVRMPSDERILLFGRGRSCLLRQGGQYRARGLLERSAYGRPMPWLAVESRIKEVRPPGLCRRLIARMQGAFLEQTSRLDDQGRILVPGLTMGILGNQVLPGSGGSLGRPAVEPAYAARLTQDFRTSGILHLMAVSGGHFMILASLLVLIMRALRSPPLLMALVLSVAYLGLGMLMVPGDSVLRAQAMGLLSALALAACRPAQSLNTLSWCVLLVLILRPSMAASFGFALSCGAVLGIGLGNRWLTALLEDHLPALLARPLATTLCAQAGTLPVQVLMSPGLPLLAPLANLLVTPVVDAATVTGLLALLTSWLWPPLGLLLARLTSLGTAVMAFAATWLGEAAAPAAWPPGPVGSACLLGLGLMAVIDHRLIRLIRAQMRDHSWSAVTDEDSGVPFRPSAWGSLKGWLRQTNGLLAQLVFRKRSRLMSSDEGRFES; encoded by the coding sequence ATGCTGGCCGTACTGGCTGCAGTAGCTTTGGCTGTGGCAACTGCCGCCGCAGTTGGTCATGAGACAGTGCGTGGCGGGCCGGCAGCCCGTCAGATCCGTCAGGGGAAGGCGCTGGCCGAAGTGCGTGGCAAAGGTGTGGGACTTATGAGCTCATCCTCTCGTCGAGGCTGGGACTGCCAGGCGGAATTCAAGTTGCAATGGGTGACTGTGGCTAGGGTGCGCATGCCCTCTGATGAACGGATCTTGCTCTTTGGCCGTGGCCGGTCATGCCTGCTGCGGCAGGGCGGACAGTATCGCGCACGAGGTCTCTTGGAGCGCTCCGCTTACGGCCGTCCTATGCCTTGGCTGGCTGTGGAAAGCCGCATAAAAGAGGTCAGACCGCCAGGACTTTGTAGGCGATTGATCGCTCGCATGCAAGGAGCCTTTCTCGAACAGACCAGCAGGCTGGACGACCAGGGGCGGATCCTGGTACCGGGATTGACCATGGGCATCCTGGGTAACCAGGTCCTGCCCGGGTCGGGTGGTTCGCTGGGCAGGCCGGCAGTGGAACCCGCATATGCCGCCCGTCTGACCCAGGATTTCCGGACATCAGGCATCCTTCATCTAATGGCTGTCTCCGGCGGGCACTTTATGATCCTGGCCTCGTTGCTGGTTTTGATCATGCGGGCCCTACGCTCGCCGCCCTTGCTGATGGCCTTGGTTTTGTCTGTAGCCTATCTGGGTCTGGGTATGCTGATGGTCCCCGGGGATTCAGTCTTGCGAGCTCAGGCTATGGGGCTCCTTTCGGCATTGGCTCTGGCTGCTTGCAGGCCTGCCCAGTCGTTGAACACGCTGTCCTGGTGCGTCCTGCTGGTACTAATTCTGCGGCCTTCCATGGCTGCAAGCTTCGGCTTTGCGCTATCCTGTGGTGCCGTGCTGGGCATCGGCCTGGGCAACCGGTGGTTGACGGCCCTCCTTGAAGACCATCTTCCGGCATTGCTGGCACGTCCATTGGCCACGACCCTGTGCGCTCAGGCTGGGACTCTTCCCGTGCAGGTGCTGATGAGTCCCGGACTGCCTCTGCTGGCCCCACTGGCCAACCTGCTGGTCACTCCTGTGGTCGACGCTGCGACTGTGACCGGTCTGCTGGCCCTGCTCACCTCCTGGCTCTGGCCCCCATTGGGGCTCTTGCTGGCCCGACTGACCTCCCTGGGTACTGCAGTCATGGCTTTTGCCGCCACGTGGCTGGGTGAGGCGGCTGCTCCAGCGGCCTGGCCGCCTGGGCCAGTTGGCAGTGCCTGCCTGCTTGGTCTGGGTCTCATGGCTGTGATCGATCATCGGCTGATTCGACTCATCCGCGCTCAGATGCGGGACCATTCATGGTCGGCTGTGACAGACGAGGATTCGGGGGTCCCCTTTCGGCCATCGGCTTGGGGGTCGCTCAAGGGCTGGCTGCGGCAGACCAATGGCCTTCTAGCCCAGTTGGTCTTCAGAAAACGATCGAGGTTAATGTCCAGTGATGAAGGGAGATTTGAGTCATGA